The genomic window TGGCATCTTCAGTAACGCAGCGTTTGGTACTTCACCCCCCTCTTGCCAGCGACGGATATCCGCGGCAACGGCGTAGCGATGGGGATCGCGCTTCGCTCTTTTCTCCAGATCAATCCGCAGGCGGTTGAGGCGTTCCGCCAGAACCGCGCGAACTCCGTCGCTGCTTGCGGGGTTACTGGCGCTCGCCATCAGCTCCCGGGCGCTTGTGTATTGAATGACCTGAAGTACCTTCTGGCGGTAGTCACTATCCGGTGTTTTTGCAGACCAGCTGGTGTCCAGGAGTGCGTCCACCACCTCTTCGAGCGTCGGGTAGTCCCCCATGCTGCCAAAAGCGAGAAGTCGCTCCAGGCGGGCGGGATGGAGGAGCGTCTGGACCGTCAGGCTTGCTGCCGCTTCTACGGCACCCAGGGAATCAAAGTAGAGACCCGTGCGTGCAGGAAAGGCTTCGCCCTGATCGTAGCGTTGGGCCGGTGGTGGCAGCAGGGCGAGGATGTCATCGGGGAGGGCCAGAAAATCCACTTCGAGAGTAGACAGCACCGTAGCCAGCGCATCCCGCTGCTCGTCGGCATCAATGATCTTCAGCGGTGTCTGACCGTCACCGCGCATTGCATTGCGATAGTCAGCTCCGCCAATACTCTGTGCAGCGGCGTTCATCTGAAAGCGATGATGCATATAAAGAGGCAGGAGTACGTACTCCAGTGTTGAAAGAGGCTCCCCCCTGCGGATCGTTGCTTCGGAAAAGCGCTGTAAGCCGATCTCCCGTACGGCAATCTCATGTTTTAGATGGTCCACAAGATTATCGCCGTTGTCCCAGACACTCGCGTAGGGATGTCCCGCACCGCGGAAGTTATTGTTGTTGTGCGCCATGAACAGCAGGCCCGTATCCAGGCTTTCCTGCACGATTTTGTCGAGCTCGGCGGCTTCATCAGCATCGTCGGCAAACTGCGTGTAGGAGTAACGCACGGCCAGTTTGTCGTAGTCGCCAATGCGTTGCAGGTAGGCGTTGGAGAAATCCAGCTGCCCATCGTCGGTGATCTCTACCAGGGGCGCCGGGTAATCCATTACGCTCTCGCGGCCATAGCTGCTGGCGAGATAGTTGTGGGGGAACCCCAGGGTGTGACCTATCTCATGGGCCGAGAGTTGTCGCACCCGATCCAAAGCCATCTCTACGGAAGCTGAATTGTCGCCCGCAGCCGTTGCAAGATAATCAAAGGCGGGCATGAGTCCCTGTCCGTGGAGATAGTCCTGGCGCAGGCGCAGGCTGCCAAGATTCACGTTGCCTTTTATGATTTCGCCGGTGCGTGGATCCACCACGGAGTACCCGTAGGAATAACCCCGGGTGCGTCGGTGGGTCCAATGAATCATGTTGTAGCGAATATCCTGGGCGTCGGCACCCGGCGGCAGCTCCCGAACCTGAAAGGCATCGATAAAGCCGGCCGCCTCGAAGGCCTGGTTCCACCAACGCCCCCCTTCCATGAGGGCGCTCTTGATCGGCTCGGGAACTCCGGGATCGAGGTAATAAATAATCGGCTCGATGGCTTCGGATTTTTCTGCCTCGGGATTCTTTTTCTCAAGGCGATGCCGGGCAACAAGGCGCACCACCAGGTCTTCGCCAATTGCCGTACCGTAGTCCTGGATCGTCGGGCCGTTGGTGCCGATGCGAGGGTCCGATAGGCGGGTTTTAAATCCTTCCTCCGGCAGTTTTACGATGGAGTGATGCTGCCTGAGGGTGATGGCTGATCCCGTTGCCGCGACCTTATTGACGAGATCGCCGGGGTTATCGCTGACAAAGGTAAGCATGGCTTCGATCTCGATGTTCTCCGGGAACGCCGCCGTGTTGTCGAGGTAGATGGCACTGCGGGATTTTTCCAGCTTGAAATCGCCCTGTTTGCGCCGCTTGATCTGGCCAACAACGTTTCGCGCGTCCCGAAGAAAAAAGTCCGTGGCGTCAACGAGAACGCTGCCATTACTTTCGGCAACGATGTCAAAGCCCCAGTGCACGGAAGGCGCAAAGGCATCCTTCACTGCGGTTCTTTCCAATTCATTGTCACTGGTGGCGCGATAGCGGTAGTTGGGCTCCATGAGCAGCACCCGGGGGCCTACGCGTTTGGCCTCAAGTACGAAGGTCCCTCGCGTTTGTCCCCGGTCTATACCAATGGGATTGGAGCCGAGTCCGGAGCCCATGGATACCTGATAGAGAAATTCCGTATCGAGCTTGTCGATTTCCCAGTACAGGGAGCCCGTGGCGTCATCCCAGTACAGATCAAAATATCCCGGCATGTGCTGCGCCATGGCGACCTTTTCGGACAGGGGCGGAAGCTCGGCGGATTGGGCGGCAGATGTAGCCAGGGCGGTGAATACAGCGAAGAGCAGGGAGGCTATGGGGGGCCAGGGTGTTGTGTTGCTAAGGTGCCGGCGACGGGAAGATTTCGGGATATTCCAAAAGGTCATTGATGTGGGCCTCAAAGCGAAATTGAAGGAGTTGTGGGTCAGCGAGCTGTGTATGGGTACCTAAGGAGCGTTCTCTGTGATTCTCCATCCTATACTATTGAACGGCGTCCATTCAGTGGAGCACCCTCGATTCGGTGCAGCAGCAGGCGGATAGTCTTCTCAAAAGCAGTGAAGACAAATACCGGGAGCTTGATCAATCAGCGATCAGGGATTACTCCAGTGCTCTGAGAGATAAGCCAGAATCTGCTCGTAGTCGCTATCGGTGAGTTTCATGCCCTTGCCGATCATGCTGTTCATAACCGCCTGCCATTCATCGGCGGGGCGCTTTGTTGCCAACACCATATCGACACCGTGACAGTTGCCACAGGCCCGCTCCAGCTGTTGTTTTCCTTTGCCCTCGGGGAGCGTGGCAGCTGCCGCGGCGGCCATTGCGGCTTCGGCAGAGGGGGGCTCAAGACGCAGGAGCATACCGTCGGTATCGCGGGGCCCCCGCAGCCTGCCCTCGGTGAGCACATAGATGTAACCGTCTGGTCCCTGGCGGATATCCCGAAAGCGCACATCAAGCTCGTTGAGCATGGTGTCGCCCTGTTTAATAAAGTCGCCGCGGATGCTCATCTGTGCGATTTTCTTGGACCCCGCGCCCGCGACCATCAGGCTGCCCTTCAGGCGGGGAAACTTGTCCCCCGTATAAAAAAACATGTTTTCGGGGTTGAAGGGCGGATTCCAGAAAAACAGGGGATTGTCCATACCTTCCCGGTACCAGGGCTGATCTGAAACCGGACTGCCAGAATAGTGCCGACCCAGGGATACCAGGGGCCAGCCGTAATTATGTCCCGGGATGATGCGGTTGATTTCATCACCACCGGCGGGACCAAACTCCGACGCCCACATCTCGCCGGTACTTGGGTCCCAGTCCATGCCATACACGTTGCGATGACCGTAGCTATAGATCTCAGCCTTGGCGTCCGGGGAGCCTACGAAGGGGTTGTCGCGGGGCACGGTGCCATCATCGCGGACGCGAAGGATGGAGCCGATGTGGTTCCGGAGGTTTTGTGCCTCGGGGCGAGCGCTGGATTGGTCACTGGAGGTGGTGCCATCGCGGTCCCCCACGCTGATGTACAGCATGCCATCGGGTCCAAACACCATGCGTCCGCCGTAGGTGCCCAGGGGGCTTTCCCAGGCATCGGTGATCAGTATGTCCTCGGTGTCCTGCAGGCGGCCCTCACTCAAGCGGGCGCGCAGAATCGCCAGGGTGGTTCCCTTTTCGGGTTCCCGGTCTTTGGTGTAAGAAATGTAAAGAAGCCGGTTTTTCTTAAACTCGGGATGGAGAACGATATCGTGGAGGCCGCCGAGGCCCACGTTGTTGATCTTGGGTAAACCGGCAATCGGCCTGGGATCCAGTACGCCATCCTTGACCCGGCGCAGTCTTCCCGGGCGCTCGGTAATGAGCATGGTCCCTTCGTTGGGTAAAAACACCAGTCCATCGGGGTGAGAAAGGCCATCGGCGATTTTTACCACGCGGATAGACATACCGCCCCTGCTTTTCAGGAGCCGGGGCTCGTCTACCGCTGCGCCACTGAGGGCGTCTTTGGGATAGGCCCGGGCGATTTGCGCGGCGGTGAGCGGCGCCGTGACTCCCGGTGTTTCCACGGTTTTAGCGACGGAGGCGACGGAGGCGTCAGGGCTGGCAAATGCCGCCGCAGCCATAGCGCACGCCGCCGTCATAGTCGCCAGGGTGGTAGCCAGAGGGGACCGTGGGATACGAGGCATGAAATCTCCGGTGTCGCGACATGGGCGAAAGTTCCCTGCAGATTAACCTGTCTTTAGCCTGCGGGAAAATGCGCCTGCGGGGTTGTTGCGTTCAGGAGATCGCCAGCCATAAGCCCACGACGATCATCAGTGTGCCTGCAATGCGATTGAGCACCGCGACATTGCTGCGCTGTTTCAACAGCCTGCGCAGGGCTTTGCCGCCCGTCGCGTAGAGCGTCATGCACAGGAGCTCCGAGAGCAGGATGATGAGGAGTATGGCGCCGTTGTGCGCATTGATCGCACCGTGAGTGGTCAACATAAATGGGGGTAACAGCGCCATGAAGAACGCCCAACCCTTGGGGTTGGCAATGGCCGTCACAAATCCCTGGAGCGCGAGCATCCGACCCGGCGGTACCGCTGTGCTGTCCATATCGTCAGCTGAGATGGCCATCGCTCCCCGGGAGCGCCAAAGCTGTATCCCGAGCCAGACCATATAGGCTCCGCCGGCGAGTTTGAATACCGTAAATGCCGCGGGGTATCTCAGCATCAGGCTGGCCACCCCCAGCCCGCTGAGTGTCGAGACCAGGGCAACCCCCGTTACCTCGCCGGCCATCATCCAGGCCGTGCGTCGCAAACCCACGGTCATGCCAAGGGTCATGGCCAGGGTCATACACATACCCGGTGTCGCCGAAATGAGCAGCATCGTCGGGATGAAAAGGAGTAGCTTGGTGACATCAATCATTTGCGGGACGGATCATGTTTTGATGGGGAAACGGGGCCTCTTGACCTTGGACAGCTTCGCTGCATTGTTTTGTAGCCTCGCAGTATCGCATTGAATGCAGCTTTGTCGGGATGAGACCTCAAGGCGGGAAGCGCGTAGGCTGCAAATCAGCGCTAAAAGGGAGCGCTAAAAAGGAGCGGTTGCCCGGCTCTGGCTGCGTGCTTATTATCGTGAGACAGGTGGCACATCGATAGCCGCTCACCGGACTACCGTTTATCTAACGATTTAATTATCTGTTCACTATCCTCTAACCGCCTATCAACCACCCAAAAACTACTTAAGTCCTAAGGACTTCCAAGGATCACAATAATGAAATTACTGTTTCTGGCCGCCGCGGCCCTCGTCGCGATAACACCCGTATACGCTGCCGACATTGACGACAAGGTGGCCGCAGCTCTCGCCGCCGAGAGTCGTCCCGAGGCTGATCGTGCCCGGGACCGTAACCGCAAGCCGCTCGAAACCCTCAAGTTCTTTGGTCTCAAAGACGATATGCAGGTGCTCGAGCTCATTCCCGGCGGTGGTTGGTATACGCGGGTGCTCGCCCCGGTCCTCGCTGAGAACGGCAAACTCTACGTTGCCCTGGGCGCAGGTCGTGTGAAGTCCGGCTTGCTGACGGAACCTGGTTTTGAGGACGTTACCGCCATTGATGATGACGCGAACATGCGTCGGGAATCAGGCGCCCGTTTTTACACCATGGATGCCGTTGACCTTGGTGTAGACGATCTGGACATGGTGCTGACCTTTCGAAACGTGCACAACTTCGACGCCGCGGGTCGCGCGGGAATGCACGCCGCTGCTTTTGACGCGCTGAAGTCGGGTGGTGTGTATGGTGTGGTTGATCACACCAGGCGTCACATGGAGTCCGAAACGCCCGAAAATCGACGTCGCGTTGACCCTGTGCAGGCGATTAAAGAAATCCAGGCGGCGGGCTTTGAGTTCGTTGATTATTCAACGCTGCATTACCGCGCAGACGACGAGCTTGAGTACGAAGTGGGACGCAAGTCCGTGACCGGTAACACCGATCGCTTCACTTTTCTGTTTCGCAAGCCCTAGGCAAGGCTGCGCGGTAGCTGCTCTCTCAGGGCTTTGACTCAGCGCTCGGGTAGCTCCCTTGCGTCGCAGGAGGCTTATCCATGAAAAAAGTCTGTTTGGTTATCGGCGCGGGTGCCGGCATCGGCGGCACCGTCGGTAAGCGCTTTGCGGCAGACGGTTATCACGCCGTACTTGCCCGGCGCAGCGACGAAGCAGGTTTGCAGCGTTTGGTTACGGATATCGAGGATGCCGGGGGATCGGCGACGGGTTGCCTGGTGAACGCTATTGAAGAGGGCGCCATCGAAGACCTCGTGGCGAACACGGAAGCCAATATCGGGCCCATCGAGGTGGTTCTCTTTAACCTCGGCGCGCAGATCGGTAACCGCTCTCTTGAGGACACCAGCTACAAAGCCTTTGAGACCGGTTGGCGTCTGGCGACTTTTGCGCTTTTCCGGGTGGCAAGCTCGGTGCTTCCGGCTATGGAGACACGGGGCAGGGGGACCTTGCTGGTGACGTCGGCGACAGCTGCCGTTCGCGGGAATGAGGGCCAGCACTCCCACGCGGCTGCCATGGGAGGGCGGCGGATGCTGTGCCAGACCCTGAATGCGGAGTATGCCCCCCGAGGCGTGCATGTGGCCCATATCCTCATTGATGGCGCTGTGGACGCTCCCGATACCCTTGGCAAGATGCTCGGCCCTGAGAACTTTGCCAAGCTGCGGGCGGCCAGGGGCGAGGCGCATGATGGCTTGCTGGTGCCGGAGCACATGGCAGAGACGTATTTTCACATTGCCCACCAGCACCGGTCCGCGTGGACCCACGAGCTGGATCTCCGTGCTCATTCCGATCTTGCCTGGTGGAATCATCGATAAGGAACACCCATGAACAAAGAGCTTGAGTTTATTTTCGATTTTGGCAGTCCCAATGCCTACCTTTGTTACAAAGCACTACCGCCTTTACTCCAGCGCACCGGAGCAACACTCACCGTGGTTCCCTGTCTTTTGGGAGGTATATTCAAGGCCACGGGCAATCAGGCTCCCATGCTGGCTTTTCAGGGGATTAAAGGAAAAATCGAGTACGACCAGCTGGAGATACAACGATTTATCGATAAGCACCAGCTGCGGGACTTCAGTTTCAATCCCCACTTTCCGGTCAATACCCTTCTACTGATGCGCGGCGCAATTGCTGCTGAGAACGACGGCAAGCTGGAGGCCTACCTGGATGCGGGCATGAGCTCCATGTGGGAGCAAGGTTTGAAGATGGATGATCCACAGACCTTTGTCACGGCGATGACCGAGGCAGGTTTGGACGGAGAGGCACTGCTAGAGAAAACAGCAGATCCCCTGGTCAAGGCCAGGCTGGTGGAGAACACGAGTGCGGCAGTGGAGCGGGGCTGCTTTGGTATACCCACGTTCTACGTGGGTACAGAGATGTTCTTTGGTAAGGAGCGTTTAGCGCAGATAGAGGAAGAGCTGCTCCGCGCCTAAAGCAGAGCTGCCCACCGCTATTCAGTCCTGATCAACCTGGTCAAGGTAGTCGCCATAGCCCTCGGCATCCATGGCGTCGCGATGCACAAAACGCAGGGAAGCGGAGTTGATGCAATAGCGTAAACCGCCGTGTTCTGCGGGACCATCGGGGAAGACATGTCCCAGATGGCTGTCACCGTGGTGACTGCGCACCTCCGTGCGAATCATGCCGTGACTGGAATCCTTGAGCTCGTTGACGTGAGCGGGCTCGATGGGTTTCGTAAAGCTTGGCCAGCCGCAACCGGATTCGTACTTGTGGCTTGAGGCAAACAAGGGTTCGCCGGACACGATGTCTACGTAGATACCCGGCTCGTGATTGTTCAGATACTCGCCGGTTCCCGGTCGCTCGGTGCCATTTTCCTGAGTGACGCGATACTGCTCTGCGTCCAGTGCTTCGATCGCCGCTGCGGTTTTCTTGTAATGCGCCATGGAGGGCTCCTGTGGTTTTGTCATCGATCGTTACCGCCCGGCATTAATTCCCTTGCGGAGATGGATGTCGTGGTGACGAGTGCTAGGCAATACGCAGAAAGGATAGTCATAGCGCGCTGCGAATACATCAAGTCCCGACGGTTTCTGACAATCTCCGACAATAGTTTTGGGTGGATGTCGCAGGGGCATGTCCCCTATAGTGGTCGCCTTTTGGTGGGAGCTCCCTACTTTTTATCCATGATACCGGCTCGTGAACAGCAAAAAGCAGCGCGTGCGTTGGCAGTGTTTGCCGTGCTCATCGCTAACGGCCCGGTAGCTTACGGGCAGGAGGGCGATGAGAGTAGAGAAGGTGATGACAACAGCCCTCCGCAGTTCTTCGCCCGGGGTTCCCTGAAGCTGGATTTAC from Congregibacter litoralis KT71 includes these protein-coding regions:
- a CDS encoding LysE family translocator; the protein is MIDVTKLLLFIPTMLLISATPGMCMTLAMTLGMTVGLRRTAWMMAGEVTGVALVSTLSGLGVASLMLRYPAAFTVFKLAGGAYMVWLGIQLWRSRGAMAISADDMDSTAVPPGRMLALQGFVTAIANPKGWAFFMALLPPFMLTTHGAINAHNGAILLIILLSELLCMTLYATGGKALRRLLKQRSNVAVLNRIAGTLMIVVGLWLAIS
- a CDS encoding zinc-dependent metalloprotease; this encodes MTFWNIPKSSRRRHLSNTTPWPPIASLLFAVFTALATSAAQSAELPPLSEKVAMAQHMPGYFDLYWDDATGSLYWEIDKLDTEFLYQVSMGSGLGSNPIGIDRGQTRGTFVLEAKRVGPRVLLMEPNYRYRATSDNELERTAVKDAFAPSVHWGFDIVAESNGSVLVDATDFFLRDARNVVGQIKRRKQGDFKLEKSRSAIYLDNTAAFPENIEIEAMLTFVSDNPGDLVNKVAATGSAITLRQHHSIVKLPEEGFKTRLSDPRIGTNGPTIQDYGTAIGEDLVVRLVARHRLEKKNPEAEKSEAIEPIIYYLDPGVPEPIKSALMEGGRWWNQAFEAAGFIDAFQVRELPPGADAQDIRYNMIHWTHRRTRGYSYGYSVVDPRTGEIIKGNVNLGSLRLRQDYLHGQGLMPAFDYLATAAGDNSASVEMALDRVRQLSAHEIGHTLGFPHNYLASSYGRESVMDYPAPLVEITDDGQLDFSNAYLQRIGDYDKLAVRYSYTQFADDADEAAELDKIVQESLDTGLLFMAHNNNNFRGAGHPYASVWDNGDNLVDHLKHEIAVREIGLQRFSEATIRRGEPLSTLEYVLLPLYMHHRFQMNAAAQSIGGADYRNAMRGDGQTPLKIIDADEQRDALATVLSTLEVDFLALPDDILALLPPPAQRYDQGEAFPARTGLYFDSLGAVEAAASLTVQTLLHPARLERLLAFGSMGDYPTLEEVVDALLDTSWSAKTPDSDYRQKVLQVIQYTSARELMASASNPASSDGVRAVLAERLNRLRIDLEKRAKRDPHRYAVAADIRRWQEGGEVPNAALLKMPPGDPI
- a CDS encoding class I SAM-dependent methyltransferase translates to MKLLFLAAAALVAITPVYAADIDDKVAAALAAESRPEADRARDRNRKPLETLKFFGLKDDMQVLELIPGGGWYTRVLAPVLAENGKLYVALGAGRVKSGLLTEPGFEDVTAIDDDANMRRESGARFYTMDAVDLGVDDLDMVLTFRNVHNFDAAGRAGMHAAAFDALKSGGVYGVVDHTRRHMESETPENRRRVDPVQAIKEIQAAGFEFVDYSTLHYRADDELEYEVGRKSVTGNTDRFTFLFRKP
- a CDS encoding 2-hydroxychromene-2-carboxylate isomerase, which translates into the protein MNKELEFIFDFGSPNAYLCYKALPPLLQRTGATLTVVPCLLGGIFKATGNQAPMLAFQGIKGKIEYDQLEIQRFIDKHQLRDFSFNPHFPVNTLLLMRGAIAAENDGKLEAYLDAGMSSMWEQGLKMDDPQTFVTAMTEAGLDGEALLEKTADPLVKARLVENTSAAVERGCFGIPTFYVGTEMFFGKERLAQIEEELLRA
- the msrB gene encoding peptide-methionine (R)-S-oxide reductase MsrB — encoded protein: MAHYKKTAAAIEALDAEQYRVTQENGTERPGTGEYLNNHEPGIYVDIVSGEPLFASSHKYESGCGWPSFTKPIEPAHVNELKDSSHGMIRTEVRSHHGDSHLGHVFPDGPAEHGGLRYCINSASLRFVHRDAMDAEGYGDYLDQVDQD
- a CDS encoding SDR family NAD(P)-dependent oxidoreductase; this encodes MKKVCLVIGAGAGIGGTVGKRFAADGYHAVLARRSDEAGLQRLVTDIEDAGGSATGCLVNAIEEGAIEDLVANTEANIGPIEVVLFNLGAQIGNRSLEDTSYKAFETGWRLATFALFRVASSVLPAMETRGRGTLLVTSATAAVRGNEGQHSHAAAMGGRRMLCQTLNAEYAPRGVHVAHILIDGAVDAPDTLGKMLGPENFAKLRAARGEAHDGLLVPEHMAETYFHIAHQHRSAWTHELDLRAHSDLAWWNHR
- a CDS encoding PQQ-dependent sugar dehydrogenase, whose product is MPRIPRSPLATTLATMTAACAMAAAAFASPDASVASVAKTVETPGVTAPLTAAQIARAYPKDALSGAAVDEPRLLKSRGGMSIRVVKIADGLSHPDGLVFLPNEGTMLITERPGRLRRVKDGVLDPRPIAGLPKINNVGLGGLHDIVLHPEFKKNRLLYISYTKDREPEKGTTLAILRARLSEGRLQDTEDILITDAWESPLGTYGGRMVFGPDGMLYISVGDRDGTTSSDQSSARPEAQNLRNHIGSILRVRDDGTVPRDNPFVGSPDAKAEIYSYGHRNVYGMDWDPSTGEMWASEFGPAGGDEINRIIPGHNYGWPLVSLGRHYSGSPVSDQPWYREGMDNPLFFWNPPFNPENMFFYTGDKFPRLKGSLMVAGAGSKKIAQMSIRGDFIKQGDTMLNELDVRFRDIRQGPDGYIYVLTEGRLRGPRDTDGMLLRLEPPSAEAAMAAAAAATLPEGKGKQQLERACGNCHGVDMVLATKRPADEWQAVMNSMIGKGMKLTDSDYEQILAYLSEHWSNP